CGTGATCTTCTTGCGCTGCAGGGCCGTTCGGGTCGGATCGCCCGCGCCCTCACCCCGTGAGGGTGACCGCCCGCTCCGCCGAGAAGGAGCCCCAGTTGCCGTCGGGCAGCCTGGCCCGCAGCTTCACCCGCCACACCGTCCCGGCCGGCTCGGTCACCGTGATCCGGTGCTCCACCCGCCCGCTGGGCACCGCGCCGGCGCCGAACTGGACGGTCGTCGTCAGCCGTCCGTCCACCCAGAGCTCGTACTCGCTGGTCTCGCGGCCCGTGTCCGGGGCGGTCCAGGAGAGGGTGACCATCCCGGGGGAGGCGGCCGCGGTGAAGTCCGAAGGGGCCGTGCCGGGGCCGGCGCCGGAGGCGGGCGGGGTCGTCACGTCCACGGCCGGGCCGTCGGGGGAGGAGTTGTCGGCGCCGTCCCGGGCCCGGACGGTGAAGGTGTAGACGGTGTCGGGCTGGAGGCCGGTCACGGTGGTCGAGGTCTCGCCGGGCCCGGCGGTGTGGATGCGGGCGCCGCCCTGGTAGACGTCGTACGCGGTCACGGCGGTGTCGTCGGTCGCCGCGGACCAGGACACGAGGGCGGCCCGGGGTCCGGTGGCGCGGGCCGTCGTGGCGCCCGGGGCGGTGGGTGCGCGGCCGTCCTCGGCCTTGGCCGCGGGGGTGGTCGCGGAGGCGGCCGGACCGGTCGCGGAGAGGTTGCCGGCCGCGTCCTTCGCCCGCACGGTGAAGGCGTACGCGGTCTGCGGGGTCAGGCCCGTGACGTCCATCATGGTCTTCTCGGCGGGGAGTTCGCGGACCAGCCGGCCGGCCTGGAAGACCTGGTAGCCCGTCACCCCGTCCCGGTCCGCCGCGGCGTTCCACATCACGTGCACGGTGGTGGCGCTGCCCGCCTGCGCGGTCAGGCCGGCCGGGGCCGGCGGGGGCTCGGTATCGGACGCGGTGCACGCCGCCAGGCCGCTCAGGGCCAGGCAGAGGGCGAGCGTGGGGGCGCTGCGTCGCACGGGGTGCCTTCCTCGGCTTCCGGTTAATGGTCTAGACATATATGGCACGGGCGGCCGGGGCCGGGCAACCCCCCGGTCGCCTCCGGTTGTGCCAAATGCGGCGGGGCGCAAGGGATTTCCCTCATGCCGACGGGGGCCGCCGCGCGCAGGGTGGGGGGCGGCCCCGGCGCAGAGCCGGGCCTCCCCCCACCTGAGAGGCACCTGCCGTGACACGTCCACGCTTGCGCACCACCGCGACCGCCTGGGGCGCGGCCGCGGCCACCGGGCTGCTCGCCCTCGGCGCCCTGACCGGCCTGGCGCACGCCGCCGTCCCGCGGCCCGCCCCGCCGGCGGTGGCCGCCCCGTCCCCGGAGCCCGCCGCCGGCGCACTGGCGGAGGCGGTACGCCGCGACCTCGGGCTCGACGCCGCCCAGGCCCGGCTGCGGCTGGCGCGGGAGGCCGAAGGGGCCCGTACCGCCGACGAGTTGCGCGCCGGGCTCGGCGACCGGCTCGCCGGGGTCTGGTTCGACGGCGGTACGGGCCTGCTCCAGGCGGCCGTCGCGGACGCGGCGGCGGCCGACCGGGCCGCGGCCGCCGGCGCCGTCCCGCACCGGGTGGCCCGCGGCGCCGGGGCCCTGCGCGAGGCCCGTGCCACCGTCTCGGCCCTGATCGGCGCCGGGGTGCCCGGGGTCGCCGGCTGGGGCGTGGACCAGCGGGCCAACCGCGTCGAGGTGGTCCGTACCGTCCGCACGCCGCAGAACGAGGCGCTGGCCGCCCGGCTCGCCGCCGCCCTGGGCGACGCGGTGCACGTGGCGGACGCGGGAGCGGACGCGGCGCCGCGCCAGCAGGCGGGCGACGTGGTCGGCGGCGAGAAGTGGGTGCCGGGCAGCGAGAGCCCCTGTTCCGTCGGCTTCTCGGTCACCGGCGCGGGCGGCCTGAAGGGCTTCCTCACCGCCGGCCACTGCACCAACGACGTGAGCCAGGCCGCGTACGGCAAGGACGGCACCCGCGTCGGCACCTCGAACAAGGGCGGCGGACGCAGTGTCAACGCCCGCGAGGGCGACATGGGCGTGGTCGACGTGGACCAGGCCGGGTGGAACGTGGCACCCAGGGTCTCCGGCTACGGCCAGGGCGACGTCACGGTGACCGGCTCCGCGGACGGGATCGTCGGGCAGGCCGTGTGCCGTTCGGGCCAGACCAGCAACTGGCGCTGCGGCGAGATCACCAAGGTCGACCAGTCCGTGGACTACGGCAGCGTCGTCGTCGACGGCCTCTCCTACACCGACGCCTGCTCGGCGGGCGGGGACTCGGGCGGCTCGTACGTGAGCGCCACCGGCGGCAGGGCGCTCGGCATCCACTCCGGCGGCGGCAGCAACACCTGCGGCAGCGGCGGGGAGACCTTCACCATCTTCCAGCCGGTGAACGAGGCCCTGGCCAAGTGGGGGCTGACCCTGGCCACCGCCGCACCGCAGCCGGGCGCGGTGACCGTCTCCGCCGTGGCCGACCAGACGAGCGCGGTCGGCGAGGCCGTCACCCTGAGGAACGCCGCGAGCGGCGGCACCGCGCCGTACGCGTGGACGGCCGCGGGACTTCCGGCCGGGCTCTTTGTCGACCGGTCCACCGGCACGGTCGCCGGCACGCCGACGGCGGCCGGCACCTCCACCGTGACGGTCACCGCCACGGACGGCGCCGGGCGGTCCGGCTCGACCACCTTCTCCTGGACCGTGGGCGGGGGCTCCGGAACCCCGCCGGTCCTCCAGAACCCGGGCAGCCAGAACGTCACGGTCGGGCGGCCGGTCAGTCTGCGGATCACCGCCTCGGGCGGTTCGGGCAGCCGCTCCTTCACCGCGACCGGCCTGCCGGCGGGGCTGTCGATCGACCGGGCCAGCGGGCTTGTCTCGGGCACGCCCACGACCTGGGGCAGCCGGGGGAGCCGGATCACGGTGACCGACGGGGCCGGCACGACGGCGTCGGCGGACGTGACCTGGTTCGTCTTCTTCTGATCCCGTCTGGCATTATTGCGATCTCTTTGCAATAACGGATGATCGCGAACAGGGATGTGCACTGCATGACGGCCCGGACAGTAAGGGGAGTGGCCAGGGCGACGCTGGCCGCCGCGCTCATCACGGGCGCGGCGGCCTGCTCCAACCCCGCGGGGGGCGCCGCCGCGGGATCCGCCGGAGCGGACTCCGCGGTGGTGGGCATCGCCAGTGAGCCGGAGAGCCTCAGCCCGCTGCTGGGCTACGGCAAGGACGGCAACTCCAAGATCTTCGACGGACTGCTCACGCACGACGCCGGCATGCGGCTGCGGCCCGCGCTGGCCGAAGCCCTCCCCGAGGTCTCCGCGGACGGGCTGACCTACACGTACAAGCTGCGCCAGGGCGTGAAGTTCAGCGACGGCGCCCCCTTCTCCGCGAAGGACGTCGTCTTCACCTACCGGACGATCCTGGACCCGAAGACCAACAACGCGTCCAAGACCGAACTGGACGCGATATCCGGCGTCGAGGCACGCGGCGAGGACACCGTCGTCTTCACCCTGAAGTACCCCTACGCTCCCTTCGCCGAGCGGACCGTCCTGCCGATCGCCCCGCAGCACATCGCGGGCGCGCAGGACGTCAACAGCGGCGAGTTCACCACCCGCCCCGTCGGGACCGGACCGTACCTGCTCACCGGCTGGTCCAAGGGCGAGAAGATCTCCTTCAAGGCCAACCCCGCCTACTGGGGAGGCGAGCCCGCGGTGAAGAAGTTCACCATGGCCGTCATCAAGGACGACGACGTCCGCGCCACCCGGCTGCGCTCCGGCGAACTGGACGCGGCCATCCTGCCGCCGAACCTGGCCAAGGGCCTGGGCGGCAAGGGCGCCGGGGGCACGGCGCGCACCACCCTCGCGGCCAAGACCTTCGACTACCGCAACGTGACCCTCCCGACCCACCACCCGGTCACCGGCGACCCGGCGGTGCGCCGGGCGCTGGACGTCGCCGTCGACCGCGCGGCCATGGTGGACAAGCTGCTGGAGGGCGCGGGCAAGCCGGCCTACGGGCCGGTCCCCACCGACAGCCCCTGGTTCACGGCCGGCACCGAGCGCGCCCACGACCTGGAGGGGGCGAAGCGGATCCTCGACGACGCGGGCTGGAAGGCCGGCGCCGACGGGGTCCGCGTCAAGGACGGCGTCCGCGCCTCCTTCCCGCTCTGGTACACCTCCGGCGACAAGATCCGCCAGGACCACGCGCTCGCCTTCGCCTCCGACGCGAAGAAGGCCGGCATCGAGGTCAAGACCGAGGCGGGCACCTGGGAGGTCATCGAGCCCCGGATGAAGACCGAAGCCGTCCTCGCCGGCGGCGGCTCCCCGGCCGACCCCGACTTCGACCAGTACCCGCTGCTGACCTCCTCGCTCGCCGGCGACGGCTTCAACAACATGGCCTGGTACGACAATCCGGTGGTGGACCGGGCCCTCGGCGACGCCCGCCGCAGCGGCGACCCGGCCGTGCGCAAGGCCGCGTACGACACCGTGCAGCGCGAGCTCGTGAAAGACCCGGGCTACGTCTTCCTCACCCACATCGACCACCTCTACGTCGTGAACGACACGTGGGAGGGGCTCACCACGCAGGTCGAGCCGCACGACCACGGCCTCGGCGCCGGTCCGTGGTGGAACGTCGAGGCCTGGAAGCCGAAGCAGAAGTGAGCCGGAGCACATGACGCCCCCCTCCGGCCGACTGCCCTGGGGGCCGATGGCGCGCATGGCGGGACGGCGGACCCTGTTCGCCGCCCCCGTCCTGCTCGTCGTCACCTTCGGGGTCTTCGCCATCGCCGCCCTGTCCCCCTTCGACCCGGTCAAGGCCTACGCCGGCACCGCCGGCCTGACCGCCTCGCAGGACCAGCTCGACCAGCTGCGCGCCAACCTCGGCGTGGACCAGCCGCTGGTCGCCCGCTGGTGGGAGTGGCTCACCTCGGCCCTCACCGGCGACCTCGGGACCTCCGCCGTCATGCGGCAGTCGGTCGCCGACGTCATCGGGGAACGGGCCGGCTGGTCCGCGCTGCTCGCGGCCGCCGCCTTCGCCCTGGCCGTCCTGCTCGGCACCGCGCTGGGCGTGCTGGCCGCGCGGCGCCGGGGCGGCTGGCTGGACCGGGCCGTCACCTCCCTCGCGTACACGCTGGAGGCCGCCCCCGCGTTCTGGATGGGGCTGCTGGCCATCTGGTTCTTCTCCGTACGGCTGGGCGTGCTGCCCTCCGGCGGCCTCACCGACGCGGGCAGCGACGTGGTCACCTTCGGCCAGGTCGCCTCGCACCTGGCGCTGCCCGCGCTGGTCCTGGGCACCTCCCAGCTGCCCTGGTTCTACCTGTACGTCCGCCAGGGCGTCGCCGACGCGCTGGAGGAGGACCCCGTGCGCGGTGCCCGCGCACGGGGACTGGCCGAGCGGACCGTCCTGCTCGGGCACGCACTGCGCTCCGGGATGCTGCCCATGCTGACCCTCGTCGGCTCCCGGGTCCCCGAACTGATCACCGGCGCCCTGCTGGTGGAGACCGTCTTCAGCTGGCCCGGCATCGCGGCGGCCACCGTGCAGGCGGCCACCTCCGTGGACTTCCCGCTGCTCGCGGCGCTGACGGTGCTCGCCACGGCCGCGGTGCTCGCCGGGAACCTGCTCTCCGACCTGCTGTACGGGCTGGCCGACCCGAGGGTGGGCTTCGATGGCTGAAACGGTGTGGCGGTCCGCCGGGAAGGCGCGGACCTCGACGCGGAACCTGCGCGTGCGGACCTCGGCGGTGACCGTGGTGCTGATCGTATTGGCCGTGCTGCTGGTGCCACCGTTGGTCCGGCTCGACCAGCAGGCGGTCGACTTGTCGGCAAAGCTCCTGCCGCCGTCGTGGGCACACCCCTTCGGGACCGACGACGTCGGCCGCGACCTGCTGCTGCGCTGCGTCTACGGACTGCGGGTCTCGCTGCTGGTCGGGCTGGTCGCGGCGCTCGTCGCCACCGTCATCGGCACGGCGGTCGGCGCGGCGGCCGGGGCGCTCGGCGGTTGGACGGACCGGCTGGTCATGCGGGTCGTGGACACGCTCTCCTCGATCCCGCACCTGCTGCTGGGCATCTTCATCGTGGCGCTGTTCCGGCCGGGCGTCTGGCCGGTCGTGGTCTCCGTGGCCGTGACCCACTGGCTGTCGACGGCGCGCATCGTCCGAGCCGAGGTCCTCTCCCTGCGCGGGCGGCCCTACGTGGACGCGGCCGTCTCGGGCGGTGCCTCGCGCCTGCGCGTCGCCGTGCGCCACCTCGTCCCCGGCGTGCTGCCGCAGGCCGGACTGGCCGCCGTGCTGATGGTCCCGCACGCCATGTGGCACGAGTCGGCCCTCTCCTTCCTCGGACTCGGCCTGCCGGCCCACCAGGCCAGCCTGGGCAACCTCGTACAGGGCGCCCGCGGTTCGCTGCTGGCCGGGGACTGGTGGCCCACCCTCTTCCCCGGCCTCTTCCTGATCGTCCCGACGCTGGCCATCGCCGGCCTCGCGGGCGCCTGGCGCGACCGCCTCAACCCCCGCCGCCGTTCGGAGCTGACCCTGTGACCCGCCCCGAAGACACCGCCCCGACCGCAGCGGCCGGGGCCGCACCCGGGCCCGAAGCGGCCGTGCTCCGCGTCGACGGGCTCAGCGTGCGGTTCCGGATGCGGGGCGGCCGCCACGTCGAGGCCGTCACCGACGTCTCCTTCCGGCTCGCCCCCGGCGAGTGCCTCGCCCTCGTCGGCGAGAGCGGCTGCGGCAAGTCCGTGCTCGCCTCCGCCCTGCTCGGCCTGCTCCCCGGCAACGCCGAGACCGCCGGGTCGGCCCGGCTCGCCGACGGCCTCGACGTGCTCGCCGCCGACGAGCGCACCCTCGCCCGGACCGTGCGGGGCCGGCGCATCGGTCTCGTCCCGCAGAGCCCCGCCGCCCACCTCACCCCGGTCCGCACCGTCCGGGCGCACCTGGAGGAGACCGTCCGGGTGCCGGGCGCCCCCGCGGGCCTGCGCGGGCGCCGCGGCCGGGCCGCGGTGCGGGCCGCGGCCCACGCCGCCGCCGAGCGGGCCGCCTTCCCCGCCACCCACCTCGACCGGTACCCCCACGAGCTGTCCGGCGGCCTCGCCCAGCGCGCCGCCACCGCCCTCGCCCTCGTCGGGGACGCACCGCTGCTGCTCGCGGACGAGCCGACCACCGGCCTCGACCGGGACCTCGTCCACCGCACCGTCGACGAACTGCGCGCCCACACCCGGCCGGCCGGCCGGGCGCTGCTGATGATCACCCACGACCTCGCCGCCGCCGAGCGCATCGCCGACACCGTCGCCGTGATGTACGCCGGACGGATCGTCGAGACCGCCCCCGCCGCGGCCTTCTTCGGCGCACCCGGCCCCCGCCACCCGTATGCCGCCGGCCTGCTCGACGCCCTGCCCGAACGGGCCTTCGCACCCGTCCCCGGCGCCCCGCCCGAGCTCGGCGACCTCCCGGACGGGTGCGCCTTCGCCGCCCGCTGCGCCCGGGCCGACGCCGTCTGCCGCGCCGAGCGGCCCCCGCTGACCGAAGGGGTGGCCTGCCACCATGCTTGAGCTCGCGGACATCACCGCCGGCTACGACCGCCGCGAGCCCGTCGTCCGCGGCGCGCACCTGGCCCTGCGCCCGGGCGAGGCCGTGGGACTCCTCGGGCCCAGCGGCTGCGGCAAGTCCACCCTGGCCCGCGTCGCCGCCCTGCTGCACCGCCCCGACCGGGGCACCGTGACCCTCGACGGCCACCCCGTCACCGGGTTTCGGCACCGGGCCCCGCGCGCCCTGCGCACCGCCGTGGGCGTCGTCTTCCAGCAGCCCCGGCTCTCCGCCGACCCGCGCCTGCGGCTGCGCGACCTCGTCGCGGAACCGCTGCGCGCCACGGGACGCCGTACGGAGGCCGACGCCGCCGTCGCCGAGCTGGCCGAGCGTGTCGGACTGGGCCGCGACCTGCTGACCCGGCGTGCCCACGAGGTCAGTGACGGGCAGTTGCAGCGGGCCTGCCTGGCCCGCGCCCTGGTACTGCGGCCGCGCTGGCTGGTCTGCGACGAGATGACGGCCATGCTCGACGCCTCGACCACGGCAGCGCTGGTCAACGTGGTCGAGGAGTACCGCGCCGACACCGGCGCCGGCCTCCTCGCCGTGGGCCACGACCCGGTCCTGCTGGGACGCTGGTGCGACCGCACGACCCGCTGGGACGAGATCGTCAAGGACTGACGTCCCGTCACGGTCCGTCAACACCCGTACGGCGGACACGGGTTCCGCCCGGAGCCACCCCCTCCTGCGCCACCATGGCGGCGCACAAGGAGGTTCCTGTGGTGATTTCCCTCTCCGTGGTCGTCCTGCTGCTCGTCTTCGTGTGCCTCTTCCTGCGCGGTGGCGGCCTCAAGCCCTCGCACGCCCTCGTCTGCGTGCTCTTCGGCTTCCTGCTCGCGGGCAGCAGCCTGGCCGCCACCGTCCACGACGGCCTCACGGCCACCGCCGAGGCCGTCTCCGGCCTCGACCCGTGATCGACTGTTGCGCGTTCGTGAATCATGAGGCCCTCCCATGGACTCCTCGGGCCCCGCGATCTAGCGTCTGGCGGCGGCGCGACATCAGACGAACTGTCAACAGAACTGAAGAGAGAGGGGAGTGCGGATGCTCCGAAGAGCGTTGAACTGCGCGGTGTTCCCGATCGTCGTCGCCTTCACGGCGATCTACGGCACCGTGCCGGCCCAGGCCGAGGAGATACCCAAGGCCCCCGGCCACCGCCTGGTCGGCTCCTACGAAGGCGCCCCCGCGGCCGCCGCCCCGCTGCCCGGCGAGGCGCCCCCGCAGCACCCCTTCCTCGCGCCCAACGGCCGCAGCGGCATGCACTCCGACGCCGCCGGCAGCGCCACCTCGCCGTGGTCCGGGCCGCTCGGCAGGAACCCGCAGGTCACCAGCGAGAAGATCGCCGCCCTCGGCGGCGAGTGCGCCACCGCCACCTTCGACGCCGGCGGCCGGCTCGTCACGGTGTGCGGCACCTTCACCGGCTTCAAGGTCAAGCTCCTGGAGCCCCGCACCCTCGCCACGCTCGCGGAGTACCAGCTCCCGCAGCGCTCTTCCACGGTCGAGGCGATCACCTCGCTCGACTTCGCGAAGATCTTCAAGGACACCTCGGGCGGTGCCTACTTCTACCTGGACAACCAGGACCGGGCCGTGCTGGCCGACTCCCGCCAGCACATCCTGCGCCTCTCCCACGCGCAGAGCCCGGACGGCAGTTGGAAGTTCACCGTCGACGACGACTGGGACCTCACCGGCCAGGTCCCGCACGACTGCGTGACCTGGACCAACCTGTGGCCCAGCGGCACCTGCGACCCGGTCACCTCCGTGATGCCGGACTGGGACGGCCGCATCTGGTGGGTCACCCGCCAGGGCCGCGTCGGCACCGTGGACCCGGCCACCTCGCGGATCCGCTCGGTACGACTGGAGGGCGAGGAGATCCAGAACTCCTTCTCGGTCGCCGAGGACGGCGTCTCCATCGTCACCGACCACGCGCTGTACAGCTTCCGGGCCGGCCCGGACGGCATCCCGCAGGCGCAGTGGCGCCAGGTCTACGACCGGGGCACCTCCTCCAAGCCCGGGTCCGTCAACCAGGGTTCGGGAACCACGCCGGACCTCTTCGGCAACGGCTACGTCGCCATCACCGACAACGCCGACGACCGGATGAACGTGCTGGTCTACCGGCGCGGCAACGACGTCCCCGCGGACCGGCGGCTGGTCTGCAAGGTGCCCGTCTTCGGCTCCGGTGCCTCCACCACCGACAACTCCCTGATCACCTGGGGCAACAGCATCGTCGTCGAGAACAACTACGGCTACGAGAACCCCACCACCCTGCTCCTCGGCAAGTCCGTCGTCGGCGGCGCCAGCCGCATCGACGTCCGGGCCGACGGCAGCGGCTGCGACACGGTGTGGCAGAGCGCGATCCGCTCGCCCTCCGTCGTCCCCAAGCTCTCCACCGCGAACGGGCTGCTCTACTTCTACGAGAAGGAGCCCAACCTCTGGGGCATCGACGCCTGGTACCTCACCGCGGTCGACTTCCGCACCGGTGAGCGCCGCTGGCGCCAGCTGACCGGCACCGGCGCGCTGTACGACAACAACTGGGCGCCCCTCACCCTCGGCCCCGACGGCACGGCCTACGTCGGCGTCTTCAACGGCATCGTCGCCGTCCGCGACGGCGGCTGAGACCCCGCGGGGTGCGGACCGGACCGGACCGCGATCCGGCCCGTACCCCGCCGCTACCGCTCCTCGTGCTCCCACAGCGGGTGCTCGCGCGCGGCCCACTCCCGCCCGACCGAGCCCGTCCGCATGCCGCGCCGGGCCTCCGGGTCGGCCAGGGCCTTGCCGATGTGCCCGGCCAGCACCACCACCAGGGCCAGGGCCAACCAGTCGTGGACGAAGGTGGCACCGGTCCGCCAGACCAGCGGCGCGAGACCCGTGAACCACATCAGCAGCCCGGTGCCCAGCATCACCAGGACGGCCCCGGCCAGCCAGCCCGCGTACACCTTCTGCCCCGCGTTGAACTTCCCCGCCGGACGCGCCCCGCGCTCGCGCCGCAGCGCGGCCCGCAGCCACTGCCGGTCGTGGGGACCGAACCGGTTCAGCCGGCGCAGATCGGCCCGGAAGGCGGACGAGGCCAGGCCCAGCAGGAAGGGCACGGGCAGCAGCAGCCCGGACCACTCGTGCACCGTGACCACCAGCCGCCGCCGCCCCACGAGCTCCGCGAGCGGCGGCAGGTACAGGCAGGCGGCGCCGGCGACGCACACCAGGGCGAGCCAGGCCGTCGTGCGGTGGACCAGGCGCTGGGCAGGGCCGAACCGGCGCACGCGCCGCTGCCCGTCAGACCGTGGGAGCATCGTCGCGTCCGTTCGAGCGGCCGACCCAGGCGTCCACGTCGTAGCCCAGGCGCTCCCAATAGCCCGGCTCGACCCGGTCGGTGAGGGTGATGCCGGAAAGCCACTTGGCCGACTTGTAGAAGTACATCGGGGCGACGTACAGCCGGACCGGGCCGCCGTGGTCGTGGCCCAGCGGCCGGTCCTGCATCCGCAGCGCCACCAGGACGTCGTCCCGGCGGGCCTGCGGAAGGGTGAGGCTCTCGGTGTACGTGCCGTCGAAGCACTCGAAGCGCACCGCCCGCGCCTGCGGGCGCACCCCGGCGGCGTCCAGCAGCCGCGGCAGCGACACCCCCTCGAAGGGGGTGCTCGGGACCCGCCAGCCGGTGACGCACTGGACGTCGCGCACCACCCGGGTCTGCGGGAGGGCGCGCAGGGCGTCGAGCGTGTACGTCCCCGGCCGGTCGACCAGGCCGTTGACAGTGAGCCGGTAGTCCTGCGGACCCCGCTCGGGGACGGAGGAGGCCACCGAGTAGTAGCGGAACCCGCCGCCGTTCGGCAGCAGCCCGCTCAGCCCGGTCGGATCGCTCCCGACGACGGCCTCGAAGCCGCGCTGGAGGTAGGGGGCGGTGACCAGCCCGGCCGCGCCCAGGCCGAGCATGCCCAGGACCAGCCGGCGGCCGACCGGGGCGCCCCGGCCGTCGGGGTCGGTGCGTTCTTCTGTGCTCACCCCTCGATTCGACCACCGGCGCCCCCGGGATGCCAGGGGCGGCGGGCCGCCGTCAGACTTCCGTCACACCTGCCCGCCGGCCCCCGCCCGCCCCCGCTGGATCAGCGCCTGGCCCACTCCTCGGCCAGCAGGCGGTACGAGCGGACCCGGGCCGCGTGGTCGTGGGTGATCGTGGTGATCAGCAGCTCGTCGGCGCCGGTCGCCTCCCGGAGCCGCTCCAGGTGGTCGGCCACCGTCGCGGCCGTGCCGACGAACCGGGTGTCCACCCGGTCCGCCACCAGGGCCTGGTCGGCCTCCGTCCAGGGCAGCGCGCGCGCCTCGGCGGGCGAGGGGTACGGGATCGCGCCCTCGGCCGTCCGGATGCTGCGCACCCAGGGCGCGTACCCGGTGGCCAGCTCGCGGGCGGTCTCCTCGTCCTCGGCCACCACCACGTCGGCGGAGACCGTCAGGTAGGGCCGGTCCAGCTCGTCGGAGGGCTTGAACGCCGCCCGGTACCCCTCCGCCGCCTCCAGCACGGACGCGGGGCTGACGTGGTAGTTCGCCGCGAAGCGGAGCCCGTTGCGGCCCGCCGCCTCGGCGCTCACCCCGCCGCTGCTGCCCAGGATCCAGACCTGGACGTCGGCCCCCTCACCGGGGACCGCGTGCGCCTCCACCCCCTCCGGGGAGCGGTACTGGCCCCGCAGCAGCGCGAGGACGTCGTCCACCTGCTCGCCGTACTCCTGCGGCCGGGCCCCCGGCAGGTTGAGCAGCTTCTGCTGGAGCGCCACCCGCGGGTGGCCCAGCAGGTGAGCGAAGGAGAACGGGGCCGGGATGCGCAGCCCGTTCGGGGTGTACCCGTCCACCACGGGGGTGGCCGGCCGTGCGGGCCCGTCCGGGCCCGGCTGCGGCCGGCCCGCGGAGCGGCCCAGGCCCAGGTCGAGGCGGCCCGGGTGCAGGGCGTCGATCAGGCCGAACTCCTCCACCGTCGACAGCGCGGTGCGGTGGCCGAGCTGGACGGCGCCGGAACCGATGCGGATCGTGGTGGTGGCCGAGGCGGTCAGCGCGAGCACGACCGCGGGAGAGGTCCCGGCGACGCCGGGATTGAGGTGGTGCTCGGCGAACCAGTAGCGGGCGTAGCCGAACCGTTCCGTCTGCCGGGCCAGGTCGATGCTGTGGTGCAGGGCGTCGGCGGCCGTCGACCCGGAGGTGACCGGGACGAGATCGAGGACCCCGAGGGGGATGCCGGACATGACGGGGCTCCTTAGAGATCGGGTGAGCGGGGGGCGCGGGGGAGCGCGGGGGCGTCGGCGAAGGACGGATCGGGGATCGAGCGGCGCAGCTCCGGAGCGATCTGCGCCTGGAAGAGCTCCAGGGAGGCGCGGTGCTCCGCGTCGGTCAGTCCGCCGGGCTCGGCCTGCAGGTGCAGGACGGTGTGGCCGAACTCCTCGTGGTAGCGGTGCACCTTCTCGATCACCTGCTGCGGGCTGCCGATCAGTGCCGAACTGCGCTCGACGAAGTCCTCCAGCGTCGCGAAGACGGGGGCGACGCCCTGGAGCCGGTGCGCGGCGAGATAGCGCTCGAACGCCGGCCGGTAGGCGGCCACGGCCCGCTGCGAGCTGGGCGCGGTGTGGAAGCCGGCGGTGCCCGCTCCCACGACCGCGTGCGCCGGGTCGTGCCCGTACGCCTCCCAGCGCTCCCGGTAGTGCCGGATCAGCTCCGCGTACGAGCCGATCGGATGCGTGACGTTCGCCGAGAACAGCGGGTCGCCGTAGCGCGCCGCCAGGTCGACGGACTCCCTGCTCGTCGCGCTGCCGTGCCAGACCCGCAGGGTCCGCTGGTAGGGCCGGGGCAGCACCTCGGCGGCGGTGAGCGCGGGCCGGAAGCGGGGCCGTGCGGTCACCTTGTCCTCGCGCCAGATCTTGCGGAACAGCTCGTAGCCCTCGGCGTTGCGCTCCCACTGGTCCTCGGGCGTCACGTCGAACAGCTCGCGCTGCGCCGAGCCGTTCCCCTTGCCGATCATCAGCTCCAGCCGGCCGTCGCTGAGGTGGTCGAGCGTCGCGTAGTCCTCGTACGCCCGTACCGGGTCCAGCAGGCTCAGCGTGGTGACCGCGGTGTACAGCCGGATGCGGTGGGTCAGCGCCGCGACGTGGGCCAGGACC
Above is a window of Streptomyces subrutilus DNA encoding:
- a CDS encoding ABC transporter ATP-binding protein, giving the protein MRGGRHVEAVTDVSFRLAPGECLALVGESGCGKSVLASALLGLLPGNAETAGSARLADGLDVLAADERTLARTVRGRRIGLVPQSPAAHLTPVRTVRAHLEETVRVPGAPAGLRGRRGRAAVRAAAHAAAERAAFPATHLDRYPHELSGGLAQRAATALALVGDAPLLLADEPTTGLDRDLVHRTVDELRAHTRPAGRALLMITHDLAAAERIADTVAVMYAGRIVETAPAAAFFGAPGPRHPYAAGLLDALPERAFAPVPGAPPELGDLPDGCAFAARCARADAVCRAERPPLTEGVACHHA
- a CDS encoding ABC transporter ATP-binding protein: MLELADITAGYDRREPVVRGAHLALRPGEAVGLLGPSGCGKSTLARVAALLHRPDRGTVTLDGHPVTGFRHRAPRALRTAVGVVFQQPRLSADPRLRLRDLVAEPLRATGRRTEADAAVAELAERVGLGRDLLTRRAHEVSDGQLQRACLARALVLRPRWLVCDEMTAMLDASTTAALVNVVEEYRADTGAGLLAVGHDPVLLGRWCDRTTRWDEIVKD
- a CDS encoding cytochrome b/b6 domain-containing protein, with product MLPRSDGQRRVRRFGPAQRLVHRTTAWLALVCVAGAACLYLPPLAELVGRRRLVVTVHEWSGLLLPVPFLLGLASSAFRADLRRLNRFGPHDRQWLRAALRRERGARPAGKFNAGQKVYAGWLAGAVLVMLGTGLLMWFTGLAPLVWRTGATFVHDWLALALVVVLAGHIGKALADPEARRGMRTGSVGREWAAREHPLWEHEER
- a CDS encoding molybdopterin-dependent oxidoreductase → MLGLGAAGLVTAPYLQRGFEAVVGSDPTGLSGLLPNGGGFRYYSVASSVPERGPQDYRLTVNGLVDRPGTYTLDALRALPQTRVVRDVQCVTGWRVPSTPFEGVSLPRLLDAAGVRPQARAVRFECFDGTYTESLTLPQARRDDVLVALRMQDRPLGHDHGGPVRLYVAPMYFYKSAKWLSGITLTDRVEPGYWERLGYDVDAWVGRSNGRDDAPTV
- a CDS encoding LLM class flavin-dependent oxidoreductase, with amino-acid sequence MSGIPLGVLDLVPVTSGSTAADALHHSIDLARQTERFGYARYWFAEHHLNPGVAGTSPAVVLALTASATTTIRIGSGAVQLGHRTALSTVEEFGLIDALHPGRLDLGLGRSAGRPQPGPDGPARPATPVVDGYTPNGLRIPAPFSFAHLLGHPRVALQQKLLNLPGARPQEYGEQVDDVLALLRGQYRSPEGVEAHAVPGEGADVQVWILGSSGGVSAEAAGRNGLRFAANYHVSPASVLEAAEGYRAAFKPSDELDRPYLTVSADVVVAEDEETARELATGYAPWVRSIRTAEGAIPYPSPAEARALPWTEADQALVADRVDTRFVGTAATVADHLERLREATGADELLITTITHDHAARVRSYRLLAEEWARR
- a CDS encoding LLM class flavin-dependent oxidoreductase; this translates as MKFLAITLITDSSDPLTGVPTPTRERFRQVVSSALLAEELGFDGFGVGERHERPFLSSSPPVVLAHVAALTHRIRLYTAVTTLSLLDPVRAYEDYATLDHLSDGRLELMIGKGNGSAQRELFDVTPEDQWERNAEGYELFRKIWREDKVTARPRFRPALTAAEVLPRPYQRTLRVWHGSATSRESVDLAARYGDPLFSANVTHPIGSYAELIRHYRERWEAYGHDPAHAVVGAGTAGFHTAPSSQRAVAAYRPAFERYLAAHRLQGVAPVFATLEDFVERSSALIGSPQQVIEKVHRYHEEFGHTVLHLQAEPGGLTDAEHRASLELFQAQIAPELRRSIPDPSFADAPALPRAPRSPDL